The sequence below is a genomic window from Lolium perenne isolate Kyuss_39 chromosome 4, Kyuss_2.0, whole genome shotgun sequence.
aaccctaaaaatctaATTTTATTTCGAATATTTTGGTGACTCcttttagtttacaagttatcaacccggtgccccgttatttatcaatggtaattataaataactaccaaccctaaaaagtattccatttagaatattttagcgaacattttttttattttacaagctatcaacctggtgcctcgttatttatcaacgataaatataaataaataataaccctaaaaagtatttcatttagaatattttagcgactctcttttagtttacaagctatcaatccggtgacccgctatttatcaatggtaaatataaataaaaatCAACCCTcaaaatttaatttaatttaaaatatgtagcgactctttttttgtttagaagttatcaacccggtgccccgttatttatcaacagtaaatataaatacctagcaacccaaaaaagttaatttcatttagaaatattttagcaacttttgttagcttacaacttaaaacaatacttaatttgagtagcaagtggatcttcccacccgttattttcccCCTTGAAAACCAAtgacccgaaaaagggaattgcaaaaggaccccattaaatatgaattaccgtacgaaaataaaacccaaaagggaattgcaaaaagagAATTGAGAGTCTGCCTCGTGCTGAAGAAAAAAGAGTGAGATGATATGTGTATGCATGCAACAACTTATGAAAGTGTGCTGAAAAGTTGGCTCATTAGATGCAAATCCATGAGATGCTCTCTGCATGTGCATGCATGTAGTGTGAACGCTCTTGGCTGCATGCAACTTGCTAAGTAGTAATACAAGTTGTTAGTGTGAACACGTGTGAACACAATTAAAACACTACGTGATAAAAAAGGAACTGACTCGCGCTTTCGCGCGAGCGCTCCGCGCCGACAAAAACCGATCGCTCAAGCGAGCGATTGCTAGGGAGAGGATTCGCCTGCCATCTTAGTTCACCATACAGACCAGTGAAGCGCCAAACAAAACCAGAACTATGATTAACATTTACATCGATAAAATTCTTTGTTTTGAACCTTAGAGAAATTTTTAGGCACTAGTGTTAGTAGTTACCTatattacaaaaaaaaaaaacatgacaGGAGGAGTGAGAACGCAAGGCAGCCAGGCGCACCCGCAGGCGGTCGGAGGAGGAGGGCGACCGTTCCGCTCAAAACAGACGTCTGCCCACACGCCAGCGCCGCTACCATTCCAACCCAAGAGAAGAGAAGTAGCCTCGCCGTCGCTCACTCCCCGGCGACCGAAAGGCACAGCGCCGCTGCCACTGCCAGCCTGCCAGACCGCGACCGCCGAGGCCGCCGTTTGTCAgcgtcgggactggagtggcccGCCGGGCACCCGACCGCAGGAGCGGCGGAGCAAAGCAGCTACAAAGAGGTGCGAGTCAATGCGGCAGCGCGCCCGTCTCCTCTTCCACCTCACCCACCAAAAATACAAGAGAAATCCTCGCGGCTAGAGAAAAAATATCACCACTCAGCCAGCTTCCTTCCTGCCGTCTCGTCCTCCTCCACTCCTATCCCCAAAGCCACAAGCCCTCCTCCCCCCTCTCTCTCCGTCTCTCGCTTTTCCCCTTTCCCCATGACCAGCCGCCGCTGATGGGCCCGCCCGCGCAggacgccgccgcctcctccccctCCGGCGGCTCCTCCCGCGGCTCGTCCCGGCGCAGCGGCCCGCGGCTCGAGCGCCGCAACGCGTCCAAGCACATCCCCTACCAGTACGACCAGGACCTCTACTGCAGCTACCCGCCCTCCTCCCCGCCCCCGCCGCGGGCCTCCTCCGCCACCACCTCGCTCGCCTGCTCCGTCGACCTCTCCAGCTTCCGCATCGGCggcagcggcgacggcggcggcgacgtccagcTCCTCTGCCGCAACCTCGGCCTCTCCGGCCCCGACGACTTCGCCATCTCCGTCACCGACTGGGAGGCGCACAAGGCATaccgctcctcctccgcctccacctcccccTCCGCCCGCTCCAAGCCCGACCGCCCGCAACCGCGCGAGTCCCCGCTCCGCCCCGACCCCGCCGAGGTCCCCGCCTTCTCTCTTGCCGCTGATTTCGAGCTCCCGGCTAAGAAAACCGAGCCAATTGAACCACCATCACGGCCCGCATGGCTGGATCCAACCTCCCGGCCAAGCAAACCAGCCTCCGAGGTGGGCGGGATCAAGGGCGTCCGCCCGCCGCCCGTCACGCTCAAGCCGCAGCCGACGATGCTCAAGCCACCGCCGTCGATGGCGCGGCTACCCAAAGCCTGCCTGGCCGGTTCCACCTGGGACATCCTCCAATCGTTCGCGCCAGAGGATGCCCAGCCCATCAGATCCGCTCGTGATTTTGGATGCGAGGAcgccgaggaggacgaggacgaggcggAGGTGCTCACGCTGGACGACCTCAGGCTCGGggacacctccgaggagttcaccGGCATGTCCTCCATATCCACCACCAACGACGACGAGACCGCCGACCCCATGTTCTACATCTCGCCCAACGGCAGGTTCAAGAGGAAGATCCGGTCATGGAGCCGGGGCATGCTCCTCGGGAGCGGATCCTTTGGGACCGTATACGAGGGGATCAGCGAGTAAGTTCTCAAACTCACTCGTATGCTGGTTGTTAATGTTGTGCTTGAACTCAAGTTGCTATGTCTGGTCCAACTCTTAAGATAGGGTAGAGTACAAGTACATCTGGAAGCCGTGATTAACCTAAGTTTCGTACTAGAAGTCTAGAACTGATCCTCTACCTGACTAGAAGCCCACTGGCTCTAGTTTTAACTCTTGAGACATAGTGCATAGCACACACTCCCTCTGTTCCCTTATAATTAACTCGTATTTCTTACAAAATAAATCAGAGTTAATTAAAAGGGAACGGATGGAGTACTGATAATAGTAATTGAACCATCTTCAACAACCTAAACAACACATCTGTTCCAGCTGTTAAACATTCTCAGTCATTATGGGTTCTGAATTATGTGGTATACTTAATAAGAGGGATATTTATCTTCTGGAGATGAGCGCCTTTAGCAATGTCCCAGCTGCTTCTCTTTCTTCATCTAATGGTATACTGCTTCATGCTTCACAGTGAAGGCGTCTTTTTCGCGGTCAAGGAGGTGCCCTTACATGATCAAGGGAGCAATGCTCAGCAGTGTATTTTTCAGCTTGAGCAGGTTGGTTTAATTGGACGTTTGTTCTATTGATAACATCAGAGCCATAGTATTTTATGAGTTGTTTCCTTGTATCTTCAATCCGGCATCGTATAAATTTGTTCTACTTTTCAGGAAATTGCACTCCTGAGTCAGTTTGAACACGAGAATATAGTGCATTATTACGGAACTGACAAAGTAAGTTTCTGATCTTCCAATCATGCAACACTTCATTCAGTTTTTGAAGGCACTCTTGTGCTATTGTGCTGTATATAAATATCATAGGTTTCTATCTACTCAATTCTTTTGATGCTTACAACCATCAACTGTGTGACTGTCGCAGGAAGACTCAAAACTGTACATCTTCCTTGAACTAGTGACTCAAGGATCTCTCGTGTCTTTGTATCGGAAGTACCGCCTGCGAGATACTCATGTTTCGGCATATACAAGACAAATTCTGAACGGGTTAACTTATCTCCATGAGAGAGACATTGTTCATAGGTAATAAAATTACCTTACATCATGCATCAATGATGTATTAGTTTTTCGTTTGGCATCTGGATAAGATCAATTAGATCACTGATTTTGTTCTTGCCTTCTAAAATAATGACCACCTTAGTTCACATTGATGACAAGCCCTGAGGAATCATGTGTTATCTCCATGTGCTTTTACACATTGAGTTTAATttaataaaatgtcatcttgcagaGATATCAAATGTGCCAATATACTGGTACATGCGAATGGATCTGTGAAACTTGCAGACTTTGGACTTGCCAAGCAGGTCCGTTTACTTTCTTGCAACGCCCTGCATAATTTGATTATTGGTATTTCAATTGTTAAGTTATCCCATGGACTATCTATCTAACATTGCTGTATGGAATGTCTTTCAGGCTAGCAAACTCAATGTCCTTAAATCATGCAAAGGAACTGTATATTGGATGGCACCTGAGGTATGTCACCACACTCTATAAGATCAGATTAGTGTATGTTTGAATTGCTTGTTTACCTTGGCACAATTCATGGATTCATGAGTAGTAGTATGATCCAGAGGTAAAGGGTGGTAAACTGTTGACGGTGAAATGAATAGTGTTGAGTTGTGTCCTGAGGTACTGAAGTACAGCTTTGGAGTTTTATACTACACCAGTTCAGTTGGCTTACTTTGCTTGGACCTTTTAGTGTTGTCATTAACCACTCATTCACAACTATGAAGCATCTAGTTCAGTCGATAAATTTTGATCCTAGCAGATTAATGACTTGAGTTACAAATTGGTTGGTTGGCGTGTCATAGTTTTTGTATTGACAAGATACTTGGCATAAGCATAATGACATGTATGATATGTCCATACCCTGCTCCATTATTCTAAGTGGACACACTGAACTGTCAGGTCGTCAATCCCAAGAAGACGTATGGACCTGCAGCTGATATATGGAGCCTGGGTTGCACGGTCCTAGAGATGTTGACACGTGAACTTCCCTATCCTGATCTGGAATGGGTGAGTAATCAGTACTATCTCTTGCAATTTTGAATTACAGTGCTGGTTCCAAGAGGTCTGCTGTTTCCTGTTTGTATAATTTGTTGACATCAAATTCACATGGATTCTTGCAACTTTTTTGTGCAGACCCAAGCCCTATACAGGATCGGCAAGGGGGAACCACCAGCGATTCCAAGTACTCTTTCAAGGGAAGCTCGTGATTTCATAAGCAAGTGCGTAAAACCAAACCCAGAAGATAGACCTTCTGCGTCCAAACTGTTGGATCACCCGTTTGTGAATAGATCAATCCGGTCTGTACGGTCTATGAGGACATCTTCGCGGCCGAATTCATCCACACGTGGCGTGATTGGATAGAATCGAGGACAACCGTAACATACTGGCAGAACTGTAAGTTATTCTTCTAGACTGCACGCGTTGTTGCCGTCAGCTACTCCGTTGTTGCCATATGTTTCTTGTCTAACAGTGTTGGTTAATCTGACTTTTAGTGTGCCTGCTTATCCTACCTGCAGATATCTTGCTAATTATTCGGAGCTGGCTGGAAAGAGGACGATCATTTTAAACAGTATTGTCACCGGCATCCTCGTAGCATCTTGTTTAACATTGCTTGATTCTTTACCATATTTCTGGGGAAGATGTTTTTGTGATACGGCTAGTATTCTTCTTCCCGGAGATTAGAGCAAATGCGCATGGGAGCGCATGAGTGTAGTGTGAAGTAGGAAAGGACACGCTGTAAATATGCCGTGCTGTCAATGTCATGGTGTGGAATGAGATTCACTTGTTGATCCtattgcaaaaagagttaaaaaaGAGAAGAGGTTTGCTTTGGAACTTACGATGAAGTGCTAGCTTGGATTTGCATATCTTGTTGTATAACTTGTTCTATGCTACCCTCAGCAAGAGTGCACGGTACGGCAAAAGTTTTCTTTGCATTGTACGGCCTTTCCTAGGGAAAATCTTCTGGTGGCGGGTGCTCGCCAGTTGGCATCTATTGCCTTGTTCTGCTTCCGCCGCGTTATTTGTTGACGTGGGGTATCTGTCTCTGCGTCCGTACTTGATTTTTCAATTAGAAAAATCATTGTCTCTGACGTTGTTAGCAGTATTCCTATAATGAAAGTAGAACAAGAGAAGCGCGTAGTGTCCAAAGGTAGTTAAAGAAAAAGAATGGTGCGCATCAACGTCTGGCTATTTTTAAAACATATCGTCTCATCTTGGTAAATTATGACGAGGCTTGCAAAGCTTGAAGATGCTATACTACTCCCTTTGTCTCATAAAACACATGAggaagatttatcaaaatttagatgtatctagacattaaATCATGTTTAGATGCATTTAAATCTTCTCTTTTTTAACAGATGATCCCATTTTACTGATATCACAGTGAGCCACATCACCTGAATTCTTATGTTCATTGGATCTACTAGCTGGGTTGATCCATCTACGGTGATCCTAGTGATGAATGAGGCCGCGTGTACTCGCTTCATCTCTGCATCCATTCCCGCAATTTCTCATGGGCTGGTGAAAACAGTTCGGTTGGATGTCCCTTGGTGGGCCGTCCATGCTACCTGGGTTTGGACGTCCTTTCGCGGGCTCGCGCAGCAAATGTGCATGGACTGCTGGCCATTCGTCTGGAAGAGAAAAACACCTCTTATTATGGCGTTGTAATCACATGCAATGTCTCCTCCGCTGCTGCGACCTAAAACGTCCCTGCGATTAATGGTCATGACACTGCCATATGATCCCAATCGCTTCATCTTACCGCCCAAGTAGTCGAGTCGCCTCCCCACATCAAGTCGTTCGTCGATTCATATATATACTTCGGGTGGCACCAGATCGAGCATATGCGTTTGCCCAGTAGAGGTCCTCGTGTCCTGGACGCCCCCATCCTGCCACTGCTGTCACCATCGAATACATAGGTACCCATACCCATGGAGGCGGGTATCTTCTCTGTACGACTCTACCTGCTTCAGGCCCTTCCCTCACGTATCTTCTCTGCACGACTCTACCTGCTTCCTgtcccccccacc
It includes:
- the LOC127296143 gene encoding mitogen-activated protein kinase kinase kinase 1, which codes for MGPPAQDAAASSPSGGSSRGSSRRSGPRLERRNASKHIPYQYDQDLYCSYPPSSPPPPRASSATTSLACSVDLSSFRIGGSGDGGGDVQLLCRNLGLSGPDDFAISVTDWEAHKAYRSSSASTSPSARSKPDRPQPRESPLRPDPAEVPAFSLAADFELPAKKTEPIEPPSRPAWLDPTSRPSKPASEVGGIKGVRPPPVTLKPQPTMLKPPPSMARLPKACLAGSTWDILQSFAPEDAQPIRSARDFGCEDAEEDEDEAEVLTLDDLRLGDTSEEFTGMSSISTTNDDETADPMFYISPNGRFKRKIRSWSRGMLLGSGSFGTVYEGISDEGVFFAVKEVPLHDQGSNAQQCIFQLEQEIALLSQFEHENIVHYYGTDKEDSKLYIFLELVTQGSLVSLYRKYRLRDTHVSAYTRQILNGLTYLHERDIVHRDIKCANILVHANGSVKLADFGLAKQASKLNVLKSCKGTVYWMAPEVVNPKKTYGPAADIWSLGCTVLEMLTRELPYPDLEWTQALYRIGKGEPPAIPSTLSREARDFISKCVKPNPEDRPSASKLLDHPFVNRSIRSVRSMRTSSRPNSSTRGVIG